Proteins from a single region of Primulina tabacum isolate GXHZ01 chromosome 5, ASM2559414v2, whole genome shotgun sequence:
- the LOC142545120 gene encoding uncharacterized protein LOC142545120, with protein sequence MNRSNPILPYQTMLCSRSLLLYLVAIFLLLSSDLPFASSSDSFHTFPASGKHNEGKGHGGMLVSWARPERLLADNLSEPLALAAHRTYRKDPLNDFKKYTGGWNISNRHYWASVAYTAIPFFVVAIIWFAVFGLCLSLICLCYCCCRREPYGYSRIAYALSLIFLVFFTIVAIIGCIVLYTGQGKFHSSTMNTLEYVVHQADITSESLRNVSEYLSAAKQINVEQVFLPLNVQMDIDQIQSKINSSANTLASKTEDNSKDIKDLIRSVRLALIILSAVMLLLTFLGFVFSIFGMQFCVYILVITGWILVTGTFILCGIFLLLHNVTGDTCVAMNEWVQNPTAHTALDDILPCVDNATAQETLTRSKEVTSQLVTLINTVISNVSNINFSPSFVPLYFNQSGPLVPSLCNPFNPDLTPRTCVPGEVDLNNATLVWSGYVCEASPNGICVTTGRLNPTIYGQMAAGVNVSYGLYQYGPFLVDLEDCTFVRQTFSEIDGVYCPGLRKYSQWIYVGLVMVATAVMLSLVFWVIYGRERRHRVYTKEHMRGGVDDFEGDHIKHTS encoded by the exons ATGAATCGATCCAACCCGATCTTGCCATACCAAACCATGCTATGTTCCAGGTCTCTGTTACTTTACCTTGTTGCCATCTTTCTGCTTCTTTCATCAGATTTACCATTTGCATCTTCTTCAGACTCTTTTCATACATTCCCAGCTTCAG GGAAACACAATGAGGGTAAGGGTCATGGCGGGATGCTTGTGTCTTGGGCTAGACCGGAGAGATTGCTTGCTGATAATCTAAGCGAGCCTCTTGCGCTTGCTGCGCACAGAACCTACAGAAAAGACCCTcttaatgattttaaaaaatacacgGGAGGCTGGAACATCAGCAATCGCCATTACTGGGCT TCAGTTGCATACACTGCCATTCCATTTTTTGTGGTGGCAATAATCTGGTTTGCGGTTTTTGGGCTTTGTTTGTCTCTCATCTGTCTCTGCTACTGTTGCTGTCGGAGAGAACCTTATGGCTATTCTCGAATCGCTTATGCACTCTCTCTCATCTTCCTCGTTTTCTTTACCATTGTTGCAAT CATTGGATGTATTGTATTATACACTGGTCAGGGGAAATTTCATAGTAGTACGATGAATACTTTGGAATATGTCGTTCATCAGGCAGATATCACATCTGAGAGTCTTAGAAATGTGTCAGAATATCTTTCTGCAGCCAAGCAAATTAACGTGGAGCAAGTTTTTCTACCTTTGAATGTCCAAATGGACATTGACCAGATTCAATCCAAGATAAACTCTTCTGCTAATACCCTTGCAAGCAAAACAGAAGATAATTCAAAAGACATAAAAGATTTAATTCGATCAGT GAGATTGGCTCTTATCATACTCTCTGCTGTCATGCTTCTTTTAACATTTCTTGGATTCG TGTTTTCAATTTTTGGCATGCAGTTTTGTGTGTACAT CTTGGTGATCACTGGATGGATTCTTGTGACAGGGACGTTCATACTGTGTGGAATTTTTCTTCTCCTCCACAA TGTGACCGGAGATACATGCGTCGCAATGAATGAGTGGGTCCAAAATCCGACCGCTCATACAGCACTTGATGATATATTACCATGTGTGGATAATGCCACTGCACAAGAAACCTTGACAAGAAGCAAGGAAGTAACATCCCAATTGGTCACTTTAATCAACACAGTAATATCTAATGTCTCGAACATCAATTTTTCCCCCAGCTTTGTTCCTCTCTACTTCAATCAATCTGGGCCACTCGTACCAAGCCTTTGTAACCCTTTTAATCCTGACCTGACTCCTCGAACTTGTGTACCTGGTGAAGTGGATTTGAACAATGCGACACTG GTATGGAGTGGATACGTATGTGAAGCATCACCAAATGGGATCTGTGTAACGACGGGACGTCTGAATCCAACCATTTATGGTCAGATGGCTGCTGGTGTTAATGTGAGCTATGGTTTGTATCAGTACGGTCCATTTCTGGTTGATCTTGAAGATTGCACTTTTGTGAGACAAACATTTTCTGAAATAGATGGGGTGTACTGTCCTGGACTAAGAAAATACAGCCAATGGATATATGTTGGTCTGGTGATGGTAGCCACTGCGGTGATGTTGTCTCTAGTATTTTGGGTTATATATGGAAGAGAGAGAAGGCACCGCGTGTATACGAAAGAGCATATGAGAGGAGGGGTGGATGATTTTGAAGGTGATCATATTAAGCACACGAGCTGA
- the LOC142545121 gene encoding calcium uptake protein, mitochondrial isoform X2 produces MYCWSVLRRSSTSIHRFPTAQRFHSRRFAAKTPPMESSYFQSNRDDNVKSNLLRLISAGIITSSTLALSLYSFSPSSLDSPISISFSDWSTQPPVASLSQSASKPSEESKFLFADAYRKKVFFNYEKRIRMRSPPEKVFAYFASVRASDGEIFMTPADLMRALVPVFPPSESHLVRDGHLRGERSPGELRCAPSQFFMLFDTNNDGLISFKEEIDREEFKRVMILMRAHNRQGALHSNGIRAGQNLGGSVENGGLVEYFFGPDGNRRLKHDKFVQFLRDLHDEMVKLEFAHYDFKLRGTISAKDFALSMVASADMKSLNKLLDRVDDLDNEPRLGNIRITPEEFKKFSELRRKLQPFSVALFSFGQINGLLMRKDLHRAAEQVCGICLTDNVIEIIFHVFDANGDGSLSSDEFVRVLQKRERDIGQPSEAGVWSFFSCFWHCSNAHTNPRLLSR; encoded by the exons ATGTACTGTTGGTCCGTACTTCGCCGATCATCGACGTCGATCCACCGATTTCCAACCGCCCAACGCTTCCACTCCCGCCGATTCGCCGCCAAAACGCCGCCCATGGaatcatcatattttcaaagtAATCGCGATGATAATGTCAAAAGCAATCTACTAAGATTGATTTCTGCCGGAATAATTACCAGCTCTACCCTGGCCCTTTCGCTTTACTCTTTTTCACCTTCTTCTCTTGATTCCCCCATATCGATATCCTTCTCCGACTGGTCAACGCAACCCCCTGTTGCTTCTCTTTCACAATCCGCGTCCAAACCAAGTGAGGAATCTAAATTTCTCTTTGCAG ATGCATATAGGAAAAAAGTATTCTTTAACTACGAGAAGCGTATCAGGATGCGTAGTCCTCCAGAGAAG GTGTTTGCATATTTTGCATCAGTTCGTGCCAGCGATGGAGAAATTTTTATGACCCCGGCGGATTTGATGCGAGCACTTGTTCCTGTTTTCCCTCCATCTGAATCACACCTTGTAAGAGATGGACATCTCAGAGGGGAGAGGAGTCCTGGTGAATTGCGCTGTGCCCCATCTCAGTTTTTTATGCTCTTTGACACTAATAACGATGGTCTAATATCATTTAAAGA GGAAATAGACAGAGAAGAATTCAAGAGAGTGATGATTTTGATGCGAGCTCATAACAGGCAAGGAGCACTCCACAGCAATGGAATTCGAGCAGGGCAAAACTTGGGCGGTTCAGTGGAAAACGGGGGTTTGGTGGAGTATTTTTTCGGCCCAGATGGCAATAGACGTCtcaaacatgataaatttgtccAATTCTTAAGAGATTTGCACGACGAA ATGGTGAAGTTGGAGTTTGCCCATTATGACTTCAAGTTAAGAGGAACCATCTCTGCTAAGGATTTTGCATTGTCCATGGTTGCATCTGCTGATATGAAGAGCCTGAATAAATTGCTTGATCGCGTCGATGATTTAGATAATGAACCACGTCTTGGTAATATCCGCATCACACCCGAGGAATTTAAGAAATTTTCTGAGTTGCGAAGAAAGTTGCAGCCATTTTCTGTGGCACTTTTTAGTTTTGGACAAATAAATGGTTTGTTGATGAGGAAGGATTTACATCGAGCTGCTGAGCAA GTGTGTGGAATTTGTCTTACTGATAATGTGATTGAGATAATCTTCCATGTGTTTGATGCAAATGGTGATGGAAGTTTGAGCTCAGACGAGTTTGTTCGAGTTTTGCAGAAGCGTGAAAGAGATATCGGTCAGCCATCAGAGGCAGGCGTGTGGAGCTTTTTTTCATGCTTCTGGCATTGTTCGAATGCGCACACCAATCCTCGGTTGTTATCCCGTTGA
- the LOC142545122 gene encoding G-type lectin S-receptor-like serine/threonine-protein kinase SD2-5, giving the protein MAGARGFICFVLLFLLETCRASVQNFGKLSPGFNGSYMYWIDNDGLFLLSNDSNFAFGFTTTQDPTLFLLVVMHKSSSTIVWSANRGSPVQNSDNFEFDHTGNAYLLRGGSVIWSTGTADKGVSSMHLLDSGNLIFIGNDGAVLWQSFTHPTDTLLSNQEFSAGMKLVSDPGSNNLTYYLEIESGDMILSAGFSPPQPYWTMGSDSRRTINRDGSNVTSAILSANSWKFYDPDKVLLWQFIFSAGNNANGTWVAVLGNDSSITFSMLQGSSTNPSSTRIPRDQCDRPAACDPYYVCYPGNECQCPSSLQPCESAMFPSCDTSTEPVELVSGGDGLSYFALGFVQPFSKTTLDGCKDYCLANCTCGAMFFEASSGSCFLFDQIGSMDATTNGAGFTSYIKISSSGDRGGDNGHSGNKRFPIVIIIVIVTFIIILAMLFSGYKCFRKSKKVPESPKVSSEEDNFLEVLSGMPIRFSYKDLQTATNNFTVKLGQGGFGSVYRGNLPDGVQLAVKKLEGIGQGKKEFRAEVSIIGSIHHHHLVRLKGFCAEGTHRLLVYEYMANGSLEKWLFKKDKGEFLLDWDTRYNIALGTAKGLAYLHEDCDLKIVHCDIKPENVLLDDHFMAKVSDFGLAKLMTREQSHVFTTLRGTRGYLAPEWITNYAISEKSDVYSYGMVLLELIGGRKNYDQAEGSEKSHFPSYAFRMLEEGKQKDIIDAKLKIGEEDERVDIAIKVALWCIQDDMYLRPPMTKVVQMLEGLSPVPSPPTASQMGSRLYSSFFKSISEEGTSSGPSDCNSDAYLSAVRLSGPR; this is encoded by the coding sequence ATGGCTGGTGCGAGGGGATTCATTTGCTTTGTGCTTCTGTTTCTGCTCGAAACTTGTCGTGCTAGTGTCCAAAACTTTGGGAAACTCAGTCCTGGCTTCAACGGCTCTTACATGTACTGGATAGACAATGATGGCTTGTTCCTCCTATCCAACGATTCCAATTTCGCCTTCGGATTCACCACCACCCAAGATCCTACTCTCTTTCTTCTCGTGGTGATGCACAAAAGCAGCTCAACTATAGTTTGGTCTGCCAATAGGGGCTCCCCCGTTCAGAATTCAGATAACTTTGAATTTGATCATACCGGAAATGCTTACTTACTGAGAGGGGGATCCGTCATTTGGTCCACCGGCACTGCTGATAAAGGGGTGTCCTCCATGCATTTACTAGATTCTGGGAATCTGATCTTCATTGGGAATGATGGGGCTGTTCTTTGGCAAAGTTTTACCCACCCCACTGATACCCTTCTCTCCAATCAAGAGTTCTCTGCAGGAATGAAACTTGTCAGTGATCCTGGCTCCAATAACTTGACCTATTATCTTGAGATTGAGTCTGGGGATATGATTCTTTCCGCAGGTTTTAGTCCTCCGCAGCCTTACTGGACCATGGGAAGCGACAGCCGAAGAACCATCAACCGAGATGGCAGTAATGTCACCTCTGCGATTCTCAGTGCTAATTCATGGAAATTTTATGATCCAGACAAGGTGTTGTTGTGGCAGTTCATTTTTTCTGCAGGTAACAATGCGAATGGAACTTGGGTGGCAGTGTTGGGGAATGACAGCTCCATCACTTTCTCCATGCTTCAAGGAAGTTCGACCAATCCCTCGTCTACAAGAATACCTCGAGATCAGTGTGACAGACCTGCAGCTTGTGACCCATATTATGTCTGTTATCCTGGCAACGAATGCCAGTGTCCATCGTCCCTCCAGCCTTGCGAGTCGGCGATGTTTCCTTCGTGCGATACCTCAACCGAGCCAGTGGAGCTTGTAAGTGGCGGTGATGGCCTCAGTTATTTCGCTCTCGGATTTGTTCAACCGTTTTCAAAAACCACTTTGGATGGCTGCAAAGATTACTGCCTTGCAAATTGTACTTGTGGTGCTATGTTTTTCGAGGCCAGTTCAGGAAGTTGTTTTCTTTTCGATCAAATAGGAAGCATGGACGCAACCACAAATGGGGCTGGCTTTACTTCCTACatcaaaatttcaagtagtGGAGATAGAGGTGGAGATAACGGACACAGTGGTAACAAGCGCTTCCCTATTGTCATTATCATCGTAATTGTCACTTTCATTATTATATTGGCTATGCTTTTTTCCGGTTACAAGTGCTTCCGTAAGAGCAAGAAAGTGCCCGAATCTCCAAAAGTGAGTTCGGAAGAGGATAATTTCTTGGAAGTCTTGTCGGGGATGCCAATCCGTTTCAGTTACAAGGATCTACAGACCGCGACAAATAACTTTACTGTGAAACTTGGCCAAGGAGGGTTTGGCTCGGTTTACCGGGGAAATCTTCCCGATGGTGTACAATTAGCTGTGAAGAAATTGGAAGGTATTGGCCAAGGAAAGAAAGAATTTCGAGCTGAGGTTAGCATCATAGGCAGCATACACCACCATCACCTGGTAAGGCTCAAAGGCTTCTGTGCTGAAGGAACTCACCGGCTACTGGTATACGAGTACATGGCAAATGGCTCTTTAGAAAAATGGCTTTTCAAGAAAGACAAAGGAGAATTCTTGTTGGACTGGGATACTAGATACAATATTGCATTGGGCACTGCTAAGGGCCTGGCTTATCTCCATGAAGACTGTGATCTAAAGATAGTTCACTGTGACATAAAACCTGAAAACGTGCTTCTTGACGATCACTTTATGGCTAAGGTTTCAGATTTTGGGCTGGCTAAGCTTATGACTAGAGAACAAAGTCATGTTTTTACCACATTAAGAGGCACTAGAGGGTATCTTGCACCAGAATGGATTACAAACTATGCTATATCAGAGAAGAGTGACGTGTATAGCTATGGTATGGTGTTGCTTGAGTTAATCGGAGGTAGAAAAAACTATGATCAGGCAGAAGGTTCAGAAAAATCCCACTTTCCTAGTTATGCTTTCAGGATGTTGGAAGAAGGGAAACAGAAAGATATTATTGATGCTAAACTGAAGATAGGGGAAGAGGATGAAAGGGTTGACATAGCAATAAAAGTTGCTTTGTGGTGCATTCAGGATGATATGTACCTTCGTCCGCCAATGACAAAAGTAGTGCAAATGCTTGAAGGGCTCAGCCCTGTCCCTTCGCCGCCTACAGCTTCTCAAATGGGCTCTCGTCTTTACTCGAGTTTCTTTAAGTCCATAAGCGAGGAGGGCACTTCATCGGGGCCATCTGATTGTAACAGCGACGCATATCTTTCTGCAGTTCGGCTTTCTGGTCCAAGATAA
- the LOC142545121 gene encoding calcium uptake protein, mitochondrial isoform X1 — MYCWSVLRRSSTSIHRFPTAQRFHSRRFAAKTPPMESSYFQSNRDDNVKSNLLRLISAGIITSSTLALSLYSFSPSSLDSPISISFSDWSTQPPVASLSQSASKPSEESKFLFADAYRKKVFFNYEKRIRMRSPPEKVFAYFASVRASDGEIFMTPADLMRALVPVFPPSESHLVRDGHLRGERSPGELRCAPSQFFMLFDTNNDGLISFKEYLFFVTLLSIPESSFSVAFKMFDLDFSGEIDREEFKRVMILMRAHNRQGALHSNGIRAGQNLGGSVENGGLVEYFFGPDGNRRLKHDKFVQFLRDLHDEMVKLEFAHYDFKLRGTISAKDFALSMVASADMKSLNKLLDRVDDLDNEPRLGNIRITPEEFKKFSELRRKLQPFSVALFSFGQINGLLMRKDLHRAAEQVCGICLTDNVIEIIFHVFDANGDGSLSSDEFVRVLQKRERDIGQPSEAGVWSFFSCFWHCSNAHTNPRLLSR; from the exons ATGTACTGTTGGTCCGTACTTCGCCGATCATCGACGTCGATCCACCGATTTCCAACCGCCCAACGCTTCCACTCCCGCCGATTCGCCGCCAAAACGCCGCCCATGGaatcatcatattttcaaagtAATCGCGATGATAATGTCAAAAGCAATCTACTAAGATTGATTTCTGCCGGAATAATTACCAGCTCTACCCTGGCCCTTTCGCTTTACTCTTTTTCACCTTCTTCTCTTGATTCCCCCATATCGATATCCTTCTCCGACTGGTCAACGCAACCCCCTGTTGCTTCTCTTTCACAATCCGCGTCCAAACCAAGTGAGGAATCTAAATTTCTCTTTGCAG ATGCATATAGGAAAAAAGTATTCTTTAACTACGAGAAGCGTATCAGGATGCGTAGTCCTCCAGAGAAG GTGTTTGCATATTTTGCATCAGTTCGTGCCAGCGATGGAGAAATTTTTATGACCCCGGCGGATTTGATGCGAGCACTTGTTCCTGTTTTCCCTCCATCTGAATCACACCTTGTAAGAGATGGACATCTCAGAGGGGAGAGGAGTCCTGGTGAATTGCGCTGTGCCCCATCTCAGTTTTTTATGCTCTTTGACACTAATAACGATGGTCTAATATCATTTAAAGA GTACTTATTCTTTGTTACGCTTCTCAGTATCCCAGAATCAAGCTTCTCTGTTGCATTCAAAATGTTTGATCTTGACTTCAGTGG GGAAATAGACAGAGAAGAATTCAAGAGAGTGATGATTTTGATGCGAGCTCATAACAGGCAAGGAGCACTCCACAGCAATGGAATTCGAGCAGGGCAAAACTTGGGCGGTTCAGTGGAAAACGGGGGTTTGGTGGAGTATTTTTTCGGCCCAGATGGCAATAGACGTCtcaaacatgataaatttgtccAATTCTTAAGAGATTTGCACGACGAA ATGGTGAAGTTGGAGTTTGCCCATTATGACTTCAAGTTAAGAGGAACCATCTCTGCTAAGGATTTTGCATTGTCCATGGTTGCATCTGCTGATATGAAGAGCCTGAATAAATTGCTTGATCGCGTCGATGATTTAGATAATGAACCACGTCTTGGTAATATCCGCATCACACCCGAGGAATTTAAGAAATTTTCTGAGTTGCGAAGAAAGTTGCAGCCATTTTCTGTGGCACTTTTTAGTTTTGGACAAATAAATGGTTTGTTGATGAGGAAGGATTTACATCGAGCTGCTGAGCAA GTGTGTGGAATTTGTCTTACTGATAATGTGATTGAGATAATCTTCCATGTGTTTGATGCAAATGGTGATGGAAGTTTGAGCTCAGACGAGTTTGTTCGAGTTTTGCAGAAGCGTGAAAGAGATATCGGTCAGCCATCAGAGGCAGGCGTGTGGAGCTTTTTTTCATGCTTCTGGCATTGTTCGAATGCGCACACCAATCCTCGGTTGTTATCCCGTTGA